In Persephonella hydrogeniphila, the following proteins share a genomic window:
- a CDS encoding heavy metal translocating P-type ATPase, whose translation MAKDRNLPKITVECECNTPVIEAKECYQCRIPITGKPLRYKVDGQYQDFCCFGCYLIYKTTGIRGEEGTAVAFLGKFGFGYFFAMLVFMLSTYMYGAHLTPDDPEAQAFVGFIKYIILILATPVMLLLGVPILRNAFTGGRINLNTDTLIVLGSFSAYFLSVYSVFTNKPSVYFETATMILVLMTFGRYIETSSRAKASNFMKELLKLSPEKAVVIRDGKEVEINRDEIKVGDVVKIVPGEKIPADGVVIEGKGHVDESLLTGETKPVLKQVGDELYTGTTSIDGAFKIKVNKPAEDWTLNRFIQIMKEIRATKAPINRIADTIAYYFLPVIITIAFSAGIYWYLEEGFEKALIVFMSVLLISCPCAFSIGAPLALWIGLSEAMREGIIIKGADILEKLSSVKTVFFDKTGTITDRNMVVSYVKALDENIVKLACCLERNSEHPLAKSFVSYCVQRGFMTDCKVEDFKVHFGYGVEGIVDGVQIYIGSKSYMDKLGFSLPEELKKAEKKAEENGEIPVFIATDKGVSGIIVFSQSIRKEAPKVIEVLKKIKIKVGVLTGDTPYFAKILREKLGIEDVRASLLPHDKLKAIDEEKKKGKTVAMVGDGINDAPALTRADIGIAMGCGTDLTRESANISLLSDDLRKVPLAILLAKKVRKVIYTNMFWAFIYNIIGIGLAVLGKLNPMFAALAMVLSSAFVIANSVRVKNW comes from the coding sequence ATGGCTAAGGATAGAAATCTTCCTAAGATAACTGTTGAGTGTGAGTGTAATACTCCTGTTATTGAAGCTAAAGAGTGTTACCAGTGTAGGATTCCCATAACAGGAAAACCTCTCAGATACAAAGTGGACGGACAGTATCAGGATTTCTGTTGTTTTGGTTGCTATCTTATATATAAAACAACAGGTATAAGGGGAGAGGAAGGAACGGCTGTCGCATTCCTTGGGAAGTTTGGCTTTGGTTATTTCTTTGCAATGCTGGTTTTTATGCTATCTACATATATGTATGGGGCTCATTTAACACCTGATGACCCTGAAGCACAGGCTTTTGTAGGTTTCATAAAATATATAATTCTTATTCTTGCAACTCCTGTTATGCTTCTTTTAGGGGTTCCTATCCTGAGAAATGCCTTTACAGGAGGGAGAATAAATCTAAACACAGATACTCTAATTGTTCTTGGTTCTTTTTCTGCCTATTTTCTTTCTGTTTATTCTGTTTTTACAAACAAGCCGTCTGTTTATTTTGAGACTGCGACCATGATACTTGTTCTGATGACATTTGGGAGGTATATAGAAACATCCTCAAGGGCAAAAGCATCCAATTTTATGAAAGAACTCTTGAAACTTTCTCCTGAAAAGGCTGTTGTTATCAGGGATGGAAAAGAAGTAGAAATAAATAGAGATGAGATAAAGGTTGGAGACGTAGTAAAAATAGTTCCCGGAGAAAAAATACCTGCAGATGGTGTAGTAATAGAAGGAAAAGGGCATGTTGATGAGTCATTACTTACAGGAGAAACTAAACCTGTATTAAAACAGGTAGGAGATGAGCTTTATACTGGAACTACAAGTATAGATGGAGCATTCAAAATAAAAGTAAACAAACCTGCTGAAGACTGGACTTTAAACAGATTTATACAGATAATGAAAGAAATCAGAGCAACAAAAGCCCCTATAAACAGAATTGCAGATACGATAGCTTACTATTTTCTACCGGTTATAATAACGATAGCATTTTCTGCTGGTATTTACTGGTATTTAGAGGAAGGATTTGAAAAAGCCCTTATAGTTTTTATGTCTGTTCTCCTTATATCCTGCCCCTGTGCGTTCAGTATAGGAGCTCCTCTTGCCCTGTGGATAGGTTTAAGCGAAGCAATGAGGGAAGGAATAATAATAAAAGGTGCTGATATTCTCGAAAAACTTTCCTCTGTCAAAACTGTATTTTTTGATAAAACTGGGACAATAACAGACAGAAATATGGTTGTTTCATATGTAAAAGCATTAGACGAAAATATTGTAAAACTTGCCTGCTGTCTTGAAAGAAACTCTGAGCATCCCCTTGCAAAAAGTTTCGTTTCTTACTGTGTACAGAGAGGATTTATGACAGATTGTAAAGTTGAGGATTTCAAAGTCCATTTTGGTTATGGTGTGGAAGGTATAGTTGACGGTGTCCAGATATATATAGGAAGTAAGTCCTATATGGATAAACTTGGATTTAGCCTTCCGGAAGAATTAAAAAAAGCAGAAAAGAAGGCTGAAGAAAATGGTGAAATTCCTGTTTTTATTGCAACAGATAAAGGAGTTTCCGGGATTATTGTCTTTAGTCAGAGCATAAGAAAAGAAGCTCCAAAAGTTATTGAAGTTTTAAAAAAAATAAAAATAAAGGTAGGTGTGTTGACAGGAGACACTCCTTATTTTGCAAAGATCCTCAGAGAAAAATTAGGTATTGAAGATGTAAGGGCATCTCTTCTTCCCCATGATAAACTGAAAGCTATAGATGAAGAAAAGAAAAAAGGTAAAACTGTCGCTATGGTAGGAGACGGTATTAATGATGCCCCTGCATTGACAAGGGCAGATATAGGAATTGCTATGGGGTGTGGAACTGATCTGACAAGAGAAAGTGCAAATATAAGTCTGCTCAGCGATGATCTGAGAAAAGTTCCCCTTGCCATTCTTCTTGCCAAAAAAGTAAGAAAGGTTATTTACACAAATATGTTCTGGGCTTTTATCTATAATATAATTGGAATAGGGCTTGCTGTTTTAGGGAAATTAAATCCTATGTTTGCGGCTCTTGCGATGGTTTTATCAAGTGCTTTTGTTATTGCTAATTCTGTAAGAGTGAAAAACTGGTGA
- a CDS encoding prepilin-type N-terminal cleavage/methylation domain-containing protein, translating into MSDKKGYSIIELLITLIIVGLILSAAYYTYTEIFRSMKEESESVELQMEKVIGAELIRLDLEHMGYGIAYDATDSILNWDGNSLTIRSTLNNTNKDTYGWVLCNDGIMISDNRVKDNDKIVYIDVNTGNYTSAVTDATCPPTGIQLGLPFADNANACNVSGHNTCNTIIYRLSTSQSLTHCNPYTRNLLRVANAGTGSPVLNCVASINVTFDLDTDGDGTIDCNTTSSGCTMPTTNSDIREQVKRINFYILMQEGGLNKNYVYPNSSITVDGITFSLPTDYTHYRWKVIKISAKPRGMFGSIIVKTNP; encoded by the coding sequence ATGTCCGATAAAAAAGGTTACTCTATAATAGAACTTCTTATCACTCTAATTATCGTAGGGCTTATTCTGAGTGCAGCATATTATACATACACAGAAATATTCAGAAGTATGAAAGAGGAATCTGAGTCTGTGGAACTACAGATGGAGAAAGTAATAGGAGCTGAACTTATAAGATTGGATTTAGAGCACATGGGATATGGCATAGCTTATGATGCAACTGATTCTATTTTAAACTGGGATGGAAACTCTTTAACAATAAGATCCACACTAAACAACACAAACAAAGATACTTATGGCTGGGTTTTATGCAATGATGGAATTATGATCAGCGATAACAGAGTTAAAGACAACGACAAAATAGTATACATAGATGTAAATACAGGGAATTATACTTCTGCCGTAACTGATGCTACATGCCCTCCAACAGGAATTCAATTGGGATTACCTTTTGCAGATAATGCGAATGCCTGTAACGTTAGTGGACATAACACCTGCAACACAATCATATACAGATTGTCCACATCTCAAAGTTTAACTCACTGTAACCCCTATACAAGAAATCTATTGAGAGTGGCCAATGCAGGAACAGGTAGCCCTGTTCTTAACTGTGTAGCCAGTATTAACGTTACCTTTGATTTAGATACAGACGGTGACGGTACTATAGACTGTAATACAACAAGCAGTGGATGTACAATGCCAACTACAAACTCAGATATAAGAGAGCAGGTTAAAAGGATTAACTTTTATATACTTATGCAGGAAGGAGGTTTAAACAAAAACTACGTTTATCCAAACAGTTCAATAACAGTTGACGGTATTACATTTTCTTTACCAACAGATTACACACACTACAGATGGAAGGTTATAAAGATATCAGCAAAACCACGGGGAATGTTTGGAAGTATTATAGTAAAAACTAATCCTTAA
- a CDS encoding prepilin-type N-terminal cleavage/methylation domain-containing protein — protein MVRKVNGFTIVEILIVIVILSIAAAIIVGPIQQKIRAHNVENEVKKIYGLLQEGRMIAFSQKKELTFELSSGSACLKDASNNNVACVSLSYPFSMNTTGLTITDRGTFDPDNGAGATIYYTGDIKSPTVDCMKIYTTRVRMGVWNGSECVLK, from the coding sequence ATGGTACGAAAAGTAAACGGATTTACAATAGTAGAAATTCTTATTGTTATAGTTATACTAAGCATTGCAGCTGCAATAATAGTAGGGCCGATACAGCAAAAAATCAGAGCCCATAATGTGGAAAATGAGGTCAAAAAGATATACGGATTACTTCAAGAAGGACGAATGATAGCTTTTTCTCAAAAAAAAGAACTAACATTTGAACTATCAAGTGGGAGCGCATGTCTCAAAGATGCTTCAAATAATAATGTTGCCTGTGTTTCTCTTTCTTACCCTTTCAGTATGAACACCACAGGTCTGACAATAACAGATAGAGGAACATTTGATCCAGATAACGGAGCAGGGGCGACAATTTATTACACAGGGGATATAAAATCTCCAACAGTAGATTGTATGAAAATCTACACAACAAGAGTAAGAATGGGAGTATGGAATGGCTCAGAATGTGTTCTCAAATAA
- a CDS encoding prepilin-type N-terminal cleavage/methylation domain-containing protein, with translation MKTLQEKLEERKKKEGGFTLIELLIVIAIIAILASIAIPQYMKYQRKAKVSSYAEPIARGCIMDVVSYCVENPGQSINSSATPNCVANATTPGGTVTQDTAPSGTCGDDGTAPQTAAVYTLDGVDDYAARCEVTAQGDIKCSVVAQ, from the coding sequence ATGAAGACACTACAGGAAAAACTTGAAGAAAGGAAGAAAAAAGAAGGAGGTTTTACACTTATTGAGCTGCTGATTGTTATTGCTATTATTGCAATTCTTGCTTCTATTGCTATTCCGCAGTATATGAAGTACCAAAGGAAAGCTAAAGTTTCTTCTTATGCAGAGCCAATAGCCAGAGGATGTATTATGGATGTTGTTTCTTACTGTGTTGAAAATCCAGGGCAGAGTATAAACTCAAGTGCAACACCAAATTGTGTGGCTAATGCAACAACACCTGGAGGTACTGTAACACAGGATACAGCTCCATCGGGTACATGTGGTGATGATGGAACTGCTCCTCAAACAGCTGCAGTTTATACTTTAGATGGTGTTGATGATTATGCAGCAAGGTGTGAAGTTACTGCACAAGGTGATATTAAGTGTAGCGTAGTTGCACAATAA
- a CDS encoding prepilin-type N-terminal cleavage/methylation domain-containing protein, which produces MMRKSGGFTLVELLIVIAIISILASIALPIYLSYRQKARVASQALPYAEECTREIIEYCMNLKPSSSTNINIPDLSLSGCSNQALSSFNTNLTVTGSFQCEPDGVISSGSVNARLGSVDNFTAKCIITDNGIKCAVVNE; this is translated from the coding sequence ATGATGAGGAAGAGTGGTGGTTTTACATTAGTTGAACTTCTTATTGTAATAGCGATTATCTCAATACTTGCTTCCATAGCGCTACCAATTTATCTGTCTTACAGACAAAAGGCAAGGGTTGCTTCTCAAGCTCTTCCCTATGCTGAAGAATGCACAAGGGAAATAATTGAGTACTGCATGAATCTGAAACCATCAAGCTCAACAAACATAAATATCCCGGATCTTTCACTGTCAGGGTGTAGTAATCAAGCCCTTAGTTCATTCAATACAAACTTAACTGTGACAGGAAGTTTTCAGTGCGAACCAGATGGTGTTATATCGTCTGGATCTGTTAATGCGAGATTGGGAAGTGTAGATAACTTTACTGCAAAATGTATTATTACAGATAACGGTATTAAATGTGCAGTTGTTAATGAGTGA
- a CDS encoding type IV pilus modification PilV family protein, whose product MAQNVFSNKKGFTLIETLVAMFLFALILIFMLQSFLLAYKLNYLKLIKDEEVKIAQEELERLRNISYSNINNQCIGVCNNFNPATANDQCKIQRQVRNRTVIFGKEISVSETYPYKQVTVTICSEHRDGNGNNISYTTTTIITDKGF is encoded by the coding sequence ATGGCTCAGAATGTGTTCTCAAATAAGAAAGGCTTTACACTTATAGAAACGTTAGTTGCTATGTTTTTATTCGCATTAATTCTTATATTCATGCTTCAGAGTTTTTTACTGGCATACAAACTTAACTATCTGAAGCTAATAAAAGATGAAGAAGTTAAGATAGCTCAGGAAGAGTTAGAAAGATTGAGGAATATCTCTTATTCTAATATAAACAATCAGTGTATCGGTGTGTGTAATAATTTCAATCCTGCTACTGCAAACGATCAATGTAAAATCCAAAGGCAAGTAAGAAATAGAACTGTTATTTTCGGGAAAGAGATCAGTGTCAGTGAAACATACCCTTATAAACAGGTAACAGTAACTATATGTTCAGAGCATAGAGACGGAAATGGAAACAATATCTCTTATACAACTACAACTATTATTACAGACAAGGGGTTCTAA
- a CDS encoding pentapeptide repeat-containing protein: MTKEEIKKMIEEGKSLKDMDFSFAELDGIDFSGQDLSGAVFTGAEIRNANFEGANLEGAFIADADFSGANFKNANLSRAILQRVNLRNANFENANLFKAQMMVCDASGANFTGANLQQTRLEKTKFRRAKMDRADISYSNMRSTDFQEASFVGTNFSYSDLRKAQLQKAWFENVEAEQVMVYGKKPWLEGSKAELDIEQIKAPNWDD; the protein is encoded by the coding sequence ATGACAAAAGAAGAAATCAAAAAGATGATTGAAGAAGGAAAATCTCTTAAAGATATGGATTTTTCGTTTGCTGAGCTTGATGGAATAGATTTTTCTGGACAGGATCTGTCCGGTGCCGTTTTTACAGGAGCAGAAATAAGAAACGCCAACTTTGAAGGGGCAAATTTGGAAGGGGCGTTTATTGCTGACGCTGATTTTTCCGGTGCAAACTTTAAAAACGCAAACCTTTCAAGGGCAATTCTCCAGAGAGTAAACCTGAGAAATGCGAACTTTGAGAATGCAAATCTTTTTAAAGCTCAGATGATGGTATGTGATGCTTCCGGAGCAAACTTTACAGGAGCAAATCTTCAGCAAACAAGGTTAGAAAAAACGAAATTCAGAAGGGCGAAAATGGACAGGGCAGATATATCTTATTCAAATATGAGAAGTACAGATTTTCAGGAAGCATCATTTGTAGGAACAAACTTCAGCTACAGTGACCTCAGGAAAGCCCAGTTACAAAAAGCATGGTTTGAAAATGTTGAAGCTGAACAGGTGATGGTTTATGGAAAAAAACCTTGGCTTGAAGGATCAAAGGCAGAATTGGATATAGAACAGATAAAGGCTCCTAACTGGGATGATTAA
- a CDS encoding STT3 domain-containing protein yields MKKNYILIGEIFLFLVIGGINLFFKLRSLKYFSSEDNVLSCYDCLFYARLAKDYFENKLTAIDYLTNVPDFAVLSPIPMFIVYLPTWIFALTGISLSDIFLFLPPILSVLFIVPMYYWLKSFAPIHVFIGAAFLGIFNSIYYIRTSLGRYDTDFLILFFVFLILFFITKAVFDKRKSYFYILLSGLIFNLFMFWYFKPVLVIFFALSLLLGLLIHKEPLKEIFKKVSVFSIAAGILYFIPLLSQVKHYFLSYILKESPNFLPVGTQQFIIELQPVNLHKFVNLTTDNIGTVLFAVIGLIFLFIKYYRYMIVTLPIIFLGLTVFTAGERFLIYLSPFLGMGVGYVIYILQNIMVKKISSELIKKFVISAMIVITAFISMNSNILIQVSPPIVQDDLVQAYKELDKKIDKDAYIWAWWDYGNEIEYFLKRGTYIDNHSFNQIKTYFFAHSMLIHNEEKSRNIIAFITNNHFKDYGLNIETREDLFSLKNKAYTYKEKLRNPVYVYWNPRDIYKDVILQLGIYGTKEYIGDINLAKAFFECIEEEKVYNCGRFDFDKTFLIVYWKNEKYKEELPYREVNYVEIKENEKNIYVNLVKNENAQKRLMLEFIRYKDKLYFLIADIKFKDSIFHRLMIFDKSLKYFEPVYIKFPDLVVYEVM; encoded by the coding sequence TTGAAAAAAAACTATATTCTAATAGGGGAAATTTTTCTATTCTTAGTCATTGGAGGTATAAATCTTTTTTTTAAACTTAGAAGTTTGAAATATTTTTCAAGTGAAGATAATGTTTTAAGCTGTTATGATTGCCTATTTTATGCCAGACTGGCAAAGGATTATTTTGAGAATAAACTGACAGCTATTGATTATTTAACCAATGTTCCTGATTTTGCCGTTTTATCTCCTATTCCTATGTTTATTGTATATTTACCTACGTGGATATTTGCTTTGACTGGTATTTCTTTAAGTGATATTTTCCTATTTTTACCTCCGATACTGTCAGTTTTATTTATAGTTCCCATGTACTACTGGTTAAAAAGTTTTGCTCCTATTCATGTATTTATAGGGGCTGCTTTTCTTGGAATATTTAACTCTATCTACTATATAAGAACTTCTTTAGGTAGATACGATACAGACTTCTTAATACTATTTTTTGTATTTCTTATACTGTTTTTTATAACAAAAGCTGTTTTTGATAAAAGAAAATCTTATTTTTATATTCTTCTTTCAGGTTTGATTTTTAATCTGTTTATGTTTTGGTATTTCAAACCGGTATTGGTTATATTTTTTGCTCTTTCTTTGCTTTTAGGATTACTTATCCATAAAGAACCTCTTAAAGAAATTTTTAAAAAGGTTTCTGTTTTTTCAATAGCTGCCGGTATTTTATACTTTATACCATTGCTTTCTCAAGTGAAACATTACTTTCTTTCATATATTTTGAAGGAAAGCCCTAATTTTTTGCCTGTTGGAACTCAGCAGTTTATTATTGAACTACAGCCTGTTAATCTTCATAAATTTGTAAATCTTACTACAGATAATATAGGGACTGTTTTATTTGCTGTTATAGGTCTGATTTTTTTATTCATTAAATATTACAGATATATGATAGTTACTTTGCCTATTATCTTTTTAGGATTAACTGTTTTTACTGCCGGAGAACGATTCCTTATCTATTTATCTCCCTTTTTGGGTATGGGAGTTGGGTATGTTATTTATATTCTCCAAAATATAATGGTAAAGAAAATAAGCAGTGAACTGATAAAAAAGTTTGTAATTTCTGCAATGATAGTTATTACTGCTTTTATATCTATGAACTCAAATATATTGATACAGGTATCTCCTCCTATTGTACAGGATGATCTGGTGCAGGCTTACAAAGAATTAGATAAAAAAATTGATAAAGATGCATACATATGGGCTTGGTGGGATTACGGCAACGAGATAGAGTATTTTTTAAAAAGAGGAACTTATATAGATAACCATTCTTTTAATCAGATTAAAACTTATTTTTTCGCCCATTCTATGCTTATTCATAATGAGGAAAAATCAAGGAATATAATAGCTTTTATAACAAACAATCATTTTAAAGATTATGGTCTTAATATTGAGACACGGGAAGATCTATTTTCTTTAAAAAATAAGGCTTATACATATAAAGAGAAATTAAGAAATCCAGTATATGTATACTGGAATCCGAGAGATATATATAAAGATGTTATTCTTCAACTTGGCATATATGGGACAAAAGAGTATATAGGTGATATAAATTTAGCTAAAGCGTTTTTTGAATGTATAGAGGAAGAAAAGGTTTATAACTGTGGAAGATTTGATTTTGATAAAACTTTCCTGATTGTTTATTGGAAAAATGAGAAGTATAAAGAGGAACTTCCTTATAGAGAAGTTAATTATGTCGAAATAAAGGAGAATGAAAAAAATATCTACGTAAATTTGGTAAAAAATGAAAATGCACAAAAAAGACTGATGCTTGAATTTATAAGATATAAGGATAAGCTTTATTTCCTTATTGCAGATATCAAGTTTAAAGACTCTATATTTCATAGATTAATGATATTTGATAAGAGTTTGAAGTATTTTGAACCTGTGTATATAAAATTTCCTGATTTAGTTGTGTATGAGGTAATGTAA
- a CDS encoding type II secretion system protein: MKKNEKGAALLTTLILGLVALAVIGALMTFLLFGKKTSISERKYTSALEAAKGVSDFIMRGLLDAQLICTSSDGSVSCNCDDLLPSPLLKCPSCTSSSCPEANYLSLGAYSTIGNYNLSAQILSKVETPNEVVYGIRVESSGQSSSEKAIVEFVYKLE, translated from the coding sequence ATGAAAAAAAACGAAAAAGGTGCAGCTTTATTAACAACTCTAATACTCGGTCTTGTAGCCCTTGCTGTAATAGGGGCGCTTATGACTTTTTTACTTTTTGGTAAAAAAACATCTATATCAGAAAGAAAATACACATCTGCTTTAGAAGCAGCAAAGGGGGTATCAGATTTTATTATGAGAGGACTGCTTGATGCACAGCTTATATGTACAAGTAGCGATGGTTCTGTAAGCTGTAACTGCGACGACTTACTTCCAAGCCCCCTTTTAAAATGTCCTTCGTGTACAAGTTCTTCCTGCCCAGAAGCAAACTATCTTTCTCTGGGCGCTTACTCTACTATTGGAAACTATAATTTGAGTGCACAGATACTATCAAAGGTTGAAACTCCAAATGAAGTAGTTTATGGAATAAGAGTTGAATCTTCCGGACAAAGTTCCAGTGAAAAAGCGATAGTAGAGTTTGTATATAAATTAGAATAA